A window from Methanobrevibacter sp. encodes these proteins:
- a CDS encoding queuosine precursor transporter, producing MNLNFDFTEKRVIITAFFCMAFTIANLITVKIIDIGFLGMETPAGVLIYPLVYILTNVIADVYGEKVAQRTIILGLAVDILFVFMTTLILFLPSPAFFTGDSSLAFVFTQTPRILIASYISYLIGNFVNARITSIVNKGKEYSAVKNLGVIAFSELVDNFIFIGLAFIGVFAVTDILIMIISHWILSLIWSAIAQPFTNMTVKWAEKGKPAEA from the coding sequence ATGAATTTGAATTTTGACTTTACTGAAAAACGTGTAATAATTACTGCATTTTTCTGTATGGCATTTACAATTGCAAATCTAATCACTGTTAAAATTATTGATATTGGATTTTTAGGCATGGAAACTCCTGCAGGAGTTTTAATCTATCCGTTGGTATACATTTTAACAAATGTGATTGCAGATGTTTACGGTGAAAAAGTAGCGCAGAGAACAATTATTTTAGGTCTTGCTGTAGATATTTTATTTGTTTTCATGACAACTTTAATATTATTCTTACCTTCTCCGGCATTCTTTACTGGAGATTCAAGTCTGGCATTTGTATTTACTCAAACTCCGAGAATCCTTATTGCATCTTATATTAGTTACCTGATTGGTAATTTTGTAAATGCAAGGATTACTTCTATTGTAAACAAAGGCAAGGAATATTCTGCTGTTAAAAACTTGGGAGTAATTGCATTCAGTGAACTGGTCGATAACTTTATATTCATCGGTCTTGCATTCATTGGTGTATTTGCAGTTACTGATATTTTGATAATGATTATTTCTCACTGGATTTTGAGTTTAATTTGGAGTGCAATTGCCCAACCATTTACAAATATGACTGTTAAATGGGCTGAGAAAGGAAAACCTGCAGAAGCTTAA
- a CDS encoding HIRAN domain-containing protein, with protein MANIQKSNSEVTKFIEFLHKSEIVPFLEDIYLITVDVAGLHYIENIDEIIPKIKEKSNLELVREKNNKFDANAILVLFNGEKIGYVPREHNLILANLMDAGKEIYGVVKTVSAESVYENDDSKIISFKIFLKE; from the coding sequence ATGGCCAATATTCAAAAGAGCAATTCTGAAGTTACCAAATTCATTGAATTTTTGCATAAAAGCGAAATAGTCCCTTTTCTGGAAGATATTTACTTAATTACTGTTGATGTTGCCGGTTTGCATTATATTGAAAATATCGATGAGATAATTCCTAAAATTAAGGAAAAATCAAATCTTGAACTGGTTCGCGAAAAAAATAATAAATTTGATGCAAATGCAATACTGGTTCTGTTTAACGGTGAAAAAATAGGATATGTTCCAAGAGAGCATAATCTCATTCTGGCTAATTTAATGGATGCAGGAAAAGAGATTTACGGTGTTGTAAAAACAGTATCTGCAGAATCGGTTTATGAAAATGATGACTCTAAAATAATCAGTTTTAAAATTTTTTTAAAAGAGTAA
- a CDS encoding 2TM domain-containing protein yields the protein MDDSLRVTAEKRADAKIKFYKDFIIYIIVNLLLAAVNFTFTPEFWWVLFPAFFWGIAVFDGFLKAFVFSAKFDTAEYREQKIQEEMEKLRK from the coding sequence ATGGACGACAGTTTAAGGGTTACAGCAGAAAAAAGAGCCGATGCCAAAATCAAATTTTATAAGGATTTTATTATTTATATAATTGTCAACCTATTGTTGGCGGCTGTCAACTTCACTTTCACTCCTGAATTCTGGTGGGTGTTATTTCCAGCATTTTTCTGGGGTATTGCAGTGTTTGATGGCTTTTTAAAAGCATTTGTATTTAGTGCTAAATTTGACACAGCAGAATATAGGGAACAAAAGATTCAAGAAGAAATGGAAAAGTTAAGGAAATAA
- a CDS encoding HPP family protein, with translation MRAKELMDKNFVYLNANDDVVEVSKVMEEIRRFTCPVVNDNKQLVGWITSFDITRGLREGNKKISEIMNDPKDVITVYERDPARKAVILTANNKFVTVPVVNEDEQVTGMIRACDIVELLSELYDIKVSKLYEAMQNQLKGVSWDELMSASALVSQKTTGVKITAEEYEDNIMNSTFGEAIWATGGLEKFFAGLISVGELVIARKVGKARR, from the coding sequence ATGAGAGCTAAAGAGTTAATGGATAAAAATTTTGTATATTTAAATGCAAATGATGATGTTGTTGAAGTTTCAAAAGTAATGGAAGAAATTAGACGTTTTACTTGTCCAGTTGTAAATGACAATAAACAATTAGTTGGATGGATAACTTCATTCGATATTACTAGAGGTTTGAGGGAAGGCAACAAAAAGATTTCAGAAATAATGAATGATCCCAAAGATGTGATTACTGTCTATGAACGGGATCCTGCAAGAAAAGCAGTTATACTTACAGCAAACAATAAATTCGTAACCGTGCCTGTAGTAAATGAGGATGAACAGGTAACTGGAATGATTCGTGCCTGCGATATTGTTGAACTGTTATCTGAATTGTATGACATTAAAGTTTCAAAATTATATGAAGCAATGCAAAACCAACTTAAAGGTGTCTCCTGGGATGAATTGATGTCTGCATCTGCTCTTGTTTCTCAAAAGACTACAGGGGTTAAAATCACCGCTGAGGAATATGAGGACAACATCATGAACTCCACTTTTGGAGAAGCTATTTGGGCTACTGGAGGTTTAGAAAAATTCTTTGCAGGTTTAATATCTGTTGGAGAATTGGTCATTGCCCGTAAAGTCGGAAAAGCAAGAAGATAA
- a CDS encoding uracil-xanthine permease family protein has translation MVEENSNMLLGVKDKPPALRWFLLAIQHVCAMFGATILVPIVVNATAGADVLSIPVALVTSGLGTLIYIVCTRGRSPVYLGSSFAFIAPMVAGFAIAGKASVFTALMIVGLVYVAVSCIIRVSGKDWINKLLPPVIVGPMIMVIGLSLAPTAISEIGLNLDVVPWNNLVVALIAFLTTAFLAVRGKGILRVIPFLVGILVGYIAAAALGMVDFTQALTANVIEIPKFYLPFMNYDLNFAAVLTIVPIALVTMVEHIGDHKVLSEIIGRDLIEDPGLDRTLLGDGIATFLAAVLGGPANTTYGENTSVVGMTRVASVYVIALAAIIAIVFAFSGHLTAFLTAIPAPVLGGISVLLYGFICVNGLKILIHNQVDFNNTKNVVVAATMLVLGLGGATLSVVSGNLSIAISGMSLAAIVGVILNLVMPEEKT, from the coding sequence ATGGTTGAAGAAAATAGTAATATGCTACTTGGTGTTAAGGATAAACCGCCTGCTCTCAGATGGTTTTTACTTGCTATACAGCATGTATGTGCAATGTTTGGAGCCACAATTTTAGTGCCTATTGTTGTAAACGCTACTGCAGGTGCAGATGTTTTATCAATTCCCGTAGCATTAGTCACATCTGGTCTGGGTACATTGATTTATATTGTCTGTACCCGCGGTAGGAGCCCGGTATATCTGGGAAGTTCATTTGCATTTATTGCACCTATGGTTGCAGGATTTGCAATAGCAGGCAAAGCTAGTGTTTTTACTGCTTTAATGATTGTCGGTTTGGTATATGTTGCTGTTTCATGTATAATTCGTGTTTCTGGGAAGGATTGGATTAATAAACTCCTGCCTCCAGTAATTGTCGGGCCTATGATTATGGTCATCGGTTTATCTCTTGCACCAACAGCAATTAGTGAAATTGGTTTGAATTTGGATGTAGTTCCGTGGAATAATCTGGTTGTTGCGTTAATTGCATTTTTAACTACTGCATTTTTAGCAGTTCGTGGAAAAGGTATTTTAAGGGTAATTCCATTTTTAGTAGGAATCCTTGTAGGTTATATTGCAGCAGCTGCACTGGGCATGGTTGATTTTACCCAGGCATTAACTGCAAACGTGATTGAAATTCCTAAATTCTATTTGCCGTTTATGAATTATGATTTGAATTTTGCAGCAGTCCTTACTATTGTTCCTATTGCATTAGTGACAATGGTGGAACATATTGGAGACCACAAAGTATTAAGTGAAATCATCGGACGCGATTTAATTGAAGATCCGGGACTTGACAGAACTTTGCTGGGTGATGGTATTGCAACATTTTTAGCAGCAGTACTGGGCGGTCCGGCAAACACCACTTATGGTGAAAACACCTCTGTTGTTGGTATGACTCGTGTTGCATCTGTTTATGTAATTGCTCTTGCAGCCATTATTGCAATAGTATTTGCATTTTCAGGACACCTAACAGCATTTTTAACTGCAATTCCCGCACCGGTTTTAGGAGGAATATCTGTACTTCTGTATGGTTTCATTTGTGTAAACGGTCTTAAAATTTTAATTCACAATCAGGTTGATTTTAACAACACTAAAAACGTCGTCGTAGCCGCAACCATGCTTGTTTTAGGATTAGGTGGTGCAACATTATCTGTTGTATCAGGCAACTTGTCTATTGCAATTTCAGGAATGTCACTTGCAGCTATTGTCGGTGTAATTTTAAATCTTGTCATGCCGGAGGAAAAGACATGA
- a CDS encoding DUF3795 domain-containing protein — MKMPDELNSKLLAPCGINCISCDKYQSPCAGCLIGSTGKSKASLKCKIKTCFDSKNFSYCARCSEFPCPLMKKHSKKYIKRHDLNTLESAKRIKTTGIGRMMIQDREKWLCPKCGGVIKFQTCKCSECGYDIR; from the coding sequence ATGAAAATGCCTGATGAACTCAATTCAAAATTATTAGCTCCTTGCGGAATCAACTGCATTAGCTGTGATAAATATCAAAGCCCCTGTGCGGGCTGTTTAATCGGCAGTACCGGCAAAAGCAAGGCCAGCTTAAAATGTAAAATTAAAACATGCTTTGATTCTAAGAATTTCAGCTATTGCGCCCGATGCAGTGAGTTTCCCTGTCCTTTAATGAAAAAACATTCAAAAAAATATATTAAAAGACATGATTTAAACACACTTGAAAGTGCAAAAAGAATTAAAACCACAGGAATTGGACGTATGATGATTCAAGACCGTGAAAAATGGTTGTGTCCTAAATGCGGAGGAGTCATAAAATTCCAAACCTGTAAGTGCAGTGAATGCGGATATGACATCAGATAG
- a CDS encoding 2TM domain-containing protein, with the protein MDLRQKAEKRVDRKIKFKENLYKYLMVNTIIAIICFLILQSFWLLAFVMLFWGIELADDYFKAYPLNDYRERMIDRELSKMGD; encoded by the coding sequence ATGGATTTAAGACAAAAGGCAGAAAAAAGAGTTGATAGAAAAATCAAATTCAAAGAAAATCTATATAAGTATTTGATGGTAAATACAATAATAGCAATTATCTGTTTTCTAATCCTGCAAAGCTTTTGGTTATTGGCATTTGTAATGCTTTTCTGGGGAATTGAACTTGCAGATGATTATTTTAAAGCTTATCCTCTTAATGATTATCGGGAAAGAATGATTGATAGGGAACTTTCTAAAATGGGTGATTGA
- a CDS encoding DUF3021 domain-containing protein — protein MKIKLIEMLTLGAFIGCFIVMCVMVIISLTNGPHNIQFSGVDIINSFLGSIVAGWGFSLSGLIYHKEDLPFPLQVIFQMTIGMTVLFLIAIYLHWMPINLGIGPVITWIAIACISAIIFWMGFYIYYYLVARDLNKKLNR, from the coding sequence ATGAAAATAAAATTAATTGAAATGCTAACATTAGGTGCTTTTATAGGCTGTTTTATTGTAATGTGTGTCATGGTTATAATTTCTTTAACAAACGGACCTCATAACATTCAATTCAGTGGTGTTGATATAATAAATTCGTTTCTTGGATCAATAGTTGCAGGTTGGGGATTTTCCTTAAGCGGGCTGATTTACCATAAAGAAGATTTGCCTTTTCCGCTTCAGGTTATTTTTCAAATGACAATCGGAATGACAGTATTGTTCCTGATTGCAATTTATCTTCATTGGATGCCTATCAACCTCGGAATCGGTCCGGTAATAACCTGGATTGCAATAGCCTGCATATCTGCAATTATTTTCTGGATGGGATTTTATATTTATTATTATCTGGTTGCACGTGATTTGAATAAAAAGTTAAATAGATAA
- a CDS encoding RNA-binding protein, with protein MIHNIKFRAFVYEDESVDEISQAILNLLPDAEIEAEEAEGLLEDKIIILSGILSKKRYTKTFFNTLLESVDLDKLNNDLERKIDEKGNWFLRFDKTDALDEKLTILDKGDAIHIKVKIAAFPAKKQIAVDKVREAILKCD; from the coding sequence ATGATTCATAATATTAAATTTAGAGCTTTCGTTTATGAGGATGAAAGCGTTGATGAAATTTCTCAAGCCATTTTAAATTTACTTCCCGACGCTGAAATAGAAGCAGAGGAAGCCGAAGGATTGCTTGAAGATAAAATTATAATTTTATCAGGAATATTATCTAAAAAACGATATACAAAGACTTTTTTTAATACACTTTTAGAAAGTGTGGATTTGGATAAATTAAATAATGATTTAGAGCGTAAAATTGATGAAAAGGGAAATTGGTTTTTAAGATTTGATAAAACCGATGCTTTAGATGAAAAATTAACTATTTTGGATAAAGGAGATGCAATTCATATAAAAGTTAAGATTGCTGCATTTCCTGCTAAAAAACAAATTGCTGTTGACAAAGTGCGTGAAGCTATTTTAAAATGTGATTAA
- a CDS encoding J domain-containing protein has protein sequence MPIIIHPELKKLKHKLSDLILEHQELEFQICPCLEREYIFSFGFIEYNLYEKDVRLSILKRKLRLIQIQINNNEPIDMDLINEILKEECSQYRRNIKLQMDELENAMKDKLKKTLSKEDTKRLKLIYKQCVLKLHPDLNKNLSEGEKNLFIRITEAFKNADLKALESLYYLIPHGEVESMLEMDRLQELIDYKKREIAEIKNEYPYNKKELVCDDEKKQAYITELRNLISQFDSEIQRYNEKINDLI, from the coding sequence GTGCCGATTATTATTCATCCTGAATTAAAAAAGTTAAAACATAAATTATCTGATTTGATACTGGAGCATCAGGAACTCGAATTCCAGATTTGTCCATGTCTTGAAAGAGAATATATTTTCAGTTTTGGTTTTATTGAATATAATCTTTATGAGAAGGATGTAAGGTTATCTATACTTAAAAGAAAGCTTAGGCTGATTCAAATCCAAATAAACAACAATGAACCTATTGATATGGACTTGATTAATGAAATTTTAAAAGAAGAATGCTCACAATACCGCAGGAATATTAAACTGCAGATGGACGAATTGGAAAATGCAATGAAAGACAAATTAAAAAAGACTCTCTCAAAAGAGGACACAAAAAGGCTTAAATTAATCTATAAGCAATGTGTTTTGAAACTGCACCCCGATTTGAACAAGAATTTGTCTGAGGGTGAAAAAAATTTATTTATACGGATTACGGAAGCATTTAAAAATGCCGATTTAAAAGCATTGGAATCGCTGTATTATCTGATTCCTCATGGTGAAGTGGAATCCATGTTGGAAATGGACAGGTTGCAGGAATTAATTGATTATAAGAAAAGAGAAATAGCTGAAATCAAAAATGAATATCCTTATAATAAAAAAGAGCTTGTATGTGATGATGAGAAAAAACAAGCATACATAACCGAACTTAGAAATCTGATTAGTCAGTTTGACAGTGAAATTCAAAGGTATAATGAAAAAATTAATGATCTGATTTAA
- a CDS encoding LytTR family DNA-binding domain-containing protein: MKVNLFVSRDIEEPHADIHTDELTDNITKAMSILESDESSEMLAVRKGLDIALLEFNEVYMLKVENKQVNVYTESGEYFIKKPLYQVEETLTGDFVRISKTTIINLKKIGRVAPSLKGMMFIELKNGLKDNISRKYLPGFKQALDL; the protein is encoded by the coding sequence ATGAAGGTAAATTTATTTGTTTCAAGAGATATTGAAGAGCCCCATGCAGATATTCACACCGATGAATTAACTGATAACATCACAAAGGCAATGTCAATTTTAGAAAGTGATGAATCAAGTGAAATGCTGGCGGTAAGAAAGGGTCTTGATATTGCCCTTTTAGAGTTTAATGAAGTTTACATGCTTAAAGTTGAAAATAAACAGGTTAATGTCTATACTGAAAGTGGCGAATACTTTATTAAAAAACCATTATATCAGGTTGAAGAGACACTAACGGGCGATTTTGTCCGCATATCTAAAACTACAATTATTAATTTAAAAAAGATAGGGAGAGTTGCTCCTTCACTTAAAGGAATGATGTTTATAGAACTTAAAAATGGCTTAAAGGATAATATCTCAAGAAAATACCTGCCCGGATTTAAACAGGCTTTAGATTTATAG
- a CDS encoding 50S ribosomal protein L15e translates to MYKYIRDAWKNPDESYVRELMWQRAPKWRREKAVQRIERPTRLDRARSLGYRAKKGFVLVRTRVRRGGRRKSRRFNGRKPKRMGVNKITQAKSIQRIAEERVAKKYPNLEVLNSYWVWADGKYKYFEVILVDPQSPSIVNDEKINWICSKKHTNRALRGLTSAGNKGRGIKSKGKGSEQARRRKL, encoded by the coding sequence ATGTATAAATATATTAGAGACGCATGGAAAAACCCAGATGAGTCTTACGTACGTGAACTCATGTGGCAAAGAGCTCCTAAATGGAGAAGAGAAAAAGCAGTTCAAAGAATTGAAAGACCAACCAGATTGGACAGAGCTAGAAGCTTAGGTTACAGAGCTAAAAAAGGTTTTGTTTTAGTAAGAACTAGAGTAAGACGTGGTGGAAGAAGAAAATCCCGTCGTTTCAACGGCCGTAAACCTAAAAGAATGGGTGTAAACAAAATTACCCAAGCAAAATCTATTCAAAGAATTGCTGAAGAACGTGTAGCTAAAAAATACCCTAACTTAGAAGTATTAAACTCTTACTGGGTATGGGCTGACGGCAAATACAAATATTTCGAAGTCATTTTAGTTGATCCACAAAGTCCTTCCATCGTTAACGATGAAAAAATCAACTGGATTTGTTCTAAAAAACACACTAACAGAGCTCTCAGAGGCTTAACTAGTGCAGGTAATAAAGGACGTGGAATCAAATCCAAAGGAAAAGGCTCCGAACAAGCTAGAAGAAGAAAATTATAA
- a CDS encoding diacylglycerol/polyprenol kinase family protein, whose product MIFSDILVLIVVYIYVAAIFVVAELVLKAKPEVSRKFLHIMVGNMIFVMPLFSNPWNMVWFLTLPITFVLFLLSEYSPIKIENRVTESGHALGLFFYAGIWTVLIAIFSLIAPANDPKFYIWIVALAVVPMVYGDGFAALIGQKFGRVKYTVFGGVKSLEGSLTMFVITSVMSVFVWMVFTSIGCVMPEFDIVKIFVISAVATVCEAFSYGGIDNLTVPGLTSILYYLVAVL is encoded by the coding sequence ATGATATTTTCAGATATTCTTGTATTGATTGTAGTTTATATTTATGTTGCAGCCATTTTTGTAGTGGCTGAATTGGTTTTAAAGGCAAAGCCTGAAGTTTCACGTAAATTTTTACATATTATGGTGGGCAACATGATATTTGTCATGCCTCTGTTTTCAAATCCCTGGAATATGGTTTGGTTTTTAACATTGCCGATTACATTTGTCTTGTTCTTATTGTCTGAATACTCACCAATTAAAATTGAAAATAGGGTAACTGAATCAGGTCATGCATTAGGATTATTTTTCTATGCAGGAATCTGGACAGTGCTAATTGCCATATTTAGTTTAATCGCACCTGCAAATGATCCCAAATTTTATATTTGGATTGTAGCATTGGCTGTTGTTCCTATGGTTTATGGTGACGGTTTTGCAGCATTAATTGGTCAGAAATTCGGTAGAGTCAAATATACTGTATTTGGAGGTGTAAAATCTCTTGAAGGTTCACTTACAATGTTTGTCATCACCTCTGTAATGAGCGTATTTGTATGGATGGTTTTCACTTCAATTGGATGTGTCATGCCTGAATTTGATATTGTTAAAATTTTTGTGATTTCTGCTGTTGCAACAGTCTGTGAAGCATTCAGTTATGGGGGAATTGACAATTTGACAGTTCCAGGCTTAACTTCTATTTTATATTACCTGGTGGCTGTATTATAA
- the upp gene encoding uracil phosphoribosyltransferase, with product MNEFVLNHPLITHKLALLRDINTGTKEFRELVTEISTMLVYEAMRDAKLEKTTIETPLEKMETGMLDEDKYAIVPILRAGMGMVDGILNLIPNAKIGHIGLYRNEETFEPVEYYYKMPDGIDKREVLVIDPMLATGGSASATISRLKQDGVCKIKLLCIVAAPQGIKTIEDNHPDVEIFCATVDRELNDNAYILPGLGDAGDRVYGTK from the coding sequence ATGAATGAATTTGTTTTAAATCATCCGCTTATAACTCATAAGCTTGCACTTCTGAGAGATATTAATACTGGAACAAAGGAATTCAGAGAACTGGTAACAGAAATTTCCACAATGCTCGTTTATGAAGCAATGAGAGATGCTAAACTTGAAAAAACCACTATTGAAACTCCCCTTGAAAAAATGGAAACCGGTATGTTGGATGAAGATAAATATGCTATTGTCCCAATCCTAAGGGCAGGAATGGGTATGGTTGATGGAATATTAAACTTAATTCCAAATGCGAAAATAGGTCATATAGGACTTTATAGAAATGAAGAAACATTTGAACCGGTTGAATATTACTATAAAATGCCTGATGGAATTGATAAAAGGGAAGTTCTTGTAATTGACCCTATGCTTGCAACTGGAGGAAGTGCATCAGCAACAATATCCAGACTTAAGCAGGATGGGGTATGCAAAATCAAGTTACTCTGTATTGTAGCCGCTCCGCAGGGTATTAAAACAATTGAAGATAATCATCCTGATGTTGAGATATTCTGTGCAACTGTTGATAGGGAATTAAACGATAATGCATATATTCTTCCAGGTCTTGGAGATGCCGGTGATAGGGTATATGGAACAAAATAG